The stretch of DNA GGGTTTGGAATTGTagtttgacaatttttttcttctttcagtactttaaagatgttttcTCCATTGTCGTCTTGTTGGTGGTATTTCTCAAATGAAATCTGGTATCATCCATacctttagggttttttgtttgtttgtttgttttcctatgtaatgtcttttttctgtggttgctttaaaagttttttattccTGGCTTTGAATGATGTGAAAGCCATATACCTGATtatgattttcttcatgttttatagttttatagatGTATAGTTTTATAGATGTATAGTTTTATAGATGTATAGTTTTCAtcacatttggaaaaatttcaacATTCAACATATTACACTCCCTCCTTCAGAGACTTCAGTTATACTTGTTTTAGACTGCTTGAAGTTGTCCTACAAttcactgcccctcccctttttaagtgggttccacacccagtgtggagcccaatgcaaggcttaaACTCAGCATGGTgagatggacacttgagctgagatcaagagtcggatgtttaactgactgagccatctaggcaccccctttttattttaatcacctttttctctgtttcattttgcatGGATCCTATTGATTTGTTTCCAAATGTATTAATCTTTTCTGTACAATGTCTAATCTGCTATTAAACCTGCCTAGTAAATTTTTCATCTCGAACGTTGTCATTTTGATCTTTAGAAGTTTAATTTGAGTCTGTTATATCTCATAGTTTCTGAATTCTTgaagattttaaataaagttataataggtattttaataatttggctGCTAATTTTAATATCTATATCAGGTCTAGGTTGGTTTCATTTGATTGATTAATCACCTAATTATGCATCTTATTTTCCTGCCTGATAATTTTACTGGTTGCCAGACATGAATTTTGCTTTGTTGGGTCCTGAATACGTTTGTATCACTATAAATATTCTCGAACAGTTGGGTTATTTGGAAAGTTTGTTCCTTTTGGGTCTTgcctttaaaatttgttaagcAGTCCTGGAATAGTGGTCAGTCTAGAGTTAATTATTTCCCACTATTGAAGCAATACCCTTCTGTGTACTCTACCCATAAATCTTCAACTTTTCCTATCTTCCTTTTGGGAATAGGCATTATTTTTGGCCTGACAGGTGTGAATGACAGgcattatttctttctaattcttttcaATGGATTTTTCCCTGGTCTTGCATAGTTTCCTTGCATATGTGCAATCAGTACTGAGCTGAATATTGGATGGAGATTCTCTGTAAATCTCTAaagttctcttcctctccttcctggtgCTCTTTTCTGAGAACTCTAGTCACTTGGTCTCCCTGGACTCTcagctttgtctcttttttttttttaatttttatttatttatgatagtcacagagagagagagagagagagaggcagagacataggcagagggagaagcaggctccatgcaccgggagcccgacgtgggactcgatcccgggtctccaggatcacgccctgggcaaaaggcaggcgccaaactgctgcgccacccagggatccctcagctttGTCTCTTCAACTCAGAATTCTCTGGCCTCCACCTGGGTTCCCTCTTTCTATGCTGCAACCTAGAAAACCCTCAAGGTAGTAATTTGGGTCAATTATAGAGCTTACTTCATTTGTTTCCCATCTTTCAGGCATCATAGGTCTTTGTTACTTGACACGCAATGTCTTATAAAccatcatttcatatattttacatattcatatgTGGTTTTTGGTTATTGTAGGTGAGAGGGTAAATCAAGTCCCTGTCAAAAGCAGAAGTCCCTGTATGAATTTCTGACTCTTTTATGTTACTCTGAGGTTGATAATAGCACTATGTAGTATAAAAGGTTTATATATGCAATAGTGCTTTGGAATCTTCTCATTAAAGGAAGGCATTCCCTGGCCATTCTGTGAAATTTCTAGAACGTCTCTAAATTTGATTGCAGTCTTTTTTTTGCAACAGCAATCATGATTCATTGCTTGCTATTGGGCATATTGCAATCCTATGCAAAATTTGAGTTCTTTTAGcagggaaaaagaagtaaatccaTTGTGCTTGTTACAGAACATATACATAGTTACTGATATATGATGCTTTGGCTTATGATTTTTTGAGTTTAAGATGGTTCAAAAGTAATATGCATCAATAGAAgttgtactttgaattttgaattctgATCTTTTCCTAGGCTAAGCCACTTGTAGTATGGTACTCTCGTGATATtggagccacagctcccagtcagccatgtGATCACAAGAATAAACACTTGCAAACATTCTGTACCCATAtagccattctgtttttcactttaagtattgtattcaataaattatatgggatattcaatactgtattattttttaaaatattttatttatttattcatgagagagagagagagagagagagaggcagagacataggcggagggagaaataggctctaTCCAgaaggcccgatgtgggactcgatccaggaactccgggatcacgccctgagtgaaaggcagaagctcaaccgctgagccacccaggtgtccctcaacacCGTATTATAATATAGGATTCCCATtggatgattttgcccaactataggctaatgtaagtgttctgagcgtGTTTATGGAGGCCAGGCTAAGCTGTAATGTTCAATAGGTTGGGTATATTAAAGGCATTTTGGCTTAGGATTTTTTCAGCTTAAGATGGGTTTATTGAGATGTAACTACAGTGTAAATCATGGAAGATCTGTACTATTGAGAGTTCCTGAGCTAGCAATGAATTGTGTCGTTTAGGTATTTTTATTCCCAGATCTCtacataaaatcacaaataaatataactttGCTCTCTTTTACATAACTTTCAAAAACAGGTTTTGATAAATTTCTTTGTTCATTAAAGAGACATAAACTTTAGACTTATGTAAACATCTCTATAGTAGGTTCTAACTAGAACTATAATCAATCAGAGGAAAAATCGGATCTTACGGAATACACTGGCAGAATATTGAGCCTGCTAGTTATTACACTTTCAAATGTCATATCCAGTAAAAGGATTTTACTTTAGTCAACTGacaagtgcttttaaaaaatgcagtaaaatccttttgttttctaaattgctCTTTTTTACCCTTGATTCTATTACTTAATTTCTATTACATGCActttttttattaatgttgtCATTCCTTCAGATCCACCTTTCTCTGATTTCCTCAGTCATTGCTTCCTTTTCTTGTAGGCATAATATACAAGAGCAAATGTAAAAGGCcaataaattttattaacttcCTTGAGCTGTTAGTTCACATTTGAATTTCAATTagtctgttctcttttcttttaggtGTCCTTCAAGTAGTGAAGCAGTGTGTTCAGATCCCAGTTTTTGTGATGATTCGGCCACGTGGAGGTGACTTTTTATATTCAGATCGCGAAGTTGAGGTGATGAAGGCTGACATTCGTCTTGCCAAGCTTTATGGTGCTGATGGTTTGGTATTTGGAGCATTGACTGAAGATGGGAACATTGACAAAGAGTTGTGCATGTCCCTTGTGGGTAAGAATTTGTACCTGAGACCAAAAAGCCTCTGCGATGATTGCATTTAATACTCCTGATgttgaaactaacataacattgtgtgtcaccccaaattaaaaaaaaagaaaaactcaaattttTCTGAAAACTGGCTTTTCAGTAACATCTGCAGGCACTTCTGCTAACCTATTTTAAGCAGTAGTTATCTAGATATTTGGGGCAGAGGGCATATGTATTCTAGTCCTACTGACTTCTAAGTTGATATAGATCAAGTTCAGCTACTGTTCCTGGAAGGTTTTAAGGGAAGTTTACCTTGATTCCTTTAATCACTACACCAAAAACTTCAAAAGCTATTGCagttggtgaggatggggagatcTGGAGATGGCAGACACATACTACTTCTATTAGTAGGCCAGAGTATTTTCTTGAAGATTCTCAGAGGGGTAAAAgtaatagatgtaaaaaaaaaaaaaaaaaaaagtaatagatgtAATGCTGCCTTTATAGTAACCAGATAGCATAATTTTTATTTGGTCTAGCTAAGGagtgaatgatcttttttttggtatgaaaGTCAGAGATTACTGGGTACATAGGAATTCTGAAATTGGAAGgctaccattttattattttagttcatTGTCCTTACTTCTTAGgagagaaaagtataaaaaaggcTCTTCTAACATGGAAAAATCTATGTGTAGTAGTCAGTGATGATctcttcatttatattatttggctttctttttatagCTATATGCCGTCCTCTACCAGTCACTTTCCACCGAGGTgagtcatttccattttaaaagttctattgAACGGTGTCAGTTTTCTTATTTCACCAAATGCCATAACCTTTTTATGGAACACAATACTAGAGTGTTACAGTGATACCAGTTGGTTTCTTTACATTGACCTCAGGACTGTTATAAATTTGGAGATGCACAATTTGAAGCTTAGTTGTGAAAAGTACTGGTGGTGGTAGTGGGATATAATACTATTATATCTAAGAGTGAGAGAATAGGAATTGCTTACATGTGTATATACTTATCACAGCATTCCAAGCAAGAATTCTGAGATTcacttttttcaaagattatttttaagtaatctctacacccaatgtggggcttgaactcacaaccccaagatcaagagtcacatgctttccAGCAGAACCAGTCAAGCACCTGCTGagattcatttttattagattaCCTTAGATCCTGTGTAATCCCCAAAAGAATATACCACTGTGACCAGTGAAATGAAACGTACTGCCTGGCTTAAGCCAGACAAGACCAGTTAGGAGCTAGTGGTGCGACCAGCATTCCCAGATGAATATAAAATTCATGAGCAGAGATGGAGGTGGATATCTACATAAGAATTGGTTGCTattgagaaggaggaaagaaggaatagaCGGTGGATAGTAAATGAAGAAATATCCACTGTCATACACAAAACTACGTTATTGATAGTTTGTCTACATCAGAATGATTTCTAAAAAGTATCTGATAATTTTATGTAAACAATACCTCTTATCTATAAATCAGGTAGTTATAATTTCTGTACACTTTTGTCAAATCTTAGTAAAATGTGGGAACAAGTGTCAATTTTGCCTGAAGAAGGCACTCTGTTatacatgaaaagaaagaagtcttaagtcttttttgttttttttactgatGATATATGCTTAAGAAATTGTTGAATGTGTCCTTTTGAATAAGCATTCAAAGATTAGGATAAGAGCGGGCACCAGTATTTGCATCTATTTATAGAAATTAGAGATAAAACATTtgttattcttgtttctttttcaaacgAATACCACCAGAAAACTGTTTTCTTGGCTCACTGATTAGCAATGCTTCTCATAAACTAGTAATAACTAAAGGATGTTAGAGTGTTTAAAATTCAGCACCTTGAGACtgaccaaaaattttttttaatatgaaaagtaatttaaattagtaaacatttatctgaaaaatatatagtttaaacTTTGGCAtgctaaataatttaaaaagtaaacatgtcatatagaatgtatttttctctgttctttaagaaaatcattcaaatttcttttccttcaatatatttaacaaaaatattttcatattttccaaattttgcaTTGTTGTGGgttccatatttttttcactCATGTATTTAATGAGATAGTATGATAATTTAATCACTGGTGAGGCACtgttacaaaaaaggaaaagcctcCATGGTACATTTAGCTGTCTGCATACACTAAAGGGTAAAGTAAAGGAGTCAAGTGCCTAATCCACCATAGATTAGAACTTCCAAATGATGTAGCAGTGCTCAGAACCAAAGCAGAAGTAGTTTTTCGAGGTTCCTACTGCCACTTTCCTCTCTAAGGGGGAGAAAAGTCTCTTGGAAAATAGAATGGAACTGTAAGTTTAGATAGTCTGTTGTCCTTATACTATGAGCCTTAAGTATTTGAAGTAAATGGAATAGCAGAAAGTATTAGTCAATAATAATGTGAGTCAAggccatttttaaagatttatttattcatttattcattaattcattcgtgagagacacagagagagacacaaagacacaggtagagggagaagcaggctccccaaagggagtccaatgcgggactcaatcccaggaccccaggatcatgacctgagccaaaggctgacacttaaccactgagccacccagttgcccctaggTTGTTTTTAGAACTGGTGACTATACTGTTTGTCTGAAGTCCAGTTTGTCTAGTTTGTCTGAAACTTTAGAGCAGAGTTTTCCAAAATCGAGTTACTTGGCCTATCATATTTACAGTTTACCATATTGGAGTGCTACCTGTGtaagtttatttaataattttctttaaataaaaccttaagtgagtttatttttttaagagagcttattttaaagagaaatttttataaatcatgaaaaatagaaatgtttcacTTCTAATCTGTGTTTAAGTAAATCTATTCAAATGAGTACCATCTAAAATGTTTATGCATGTCACTGTGGTATGCTAGTAAACTTGTTCTTGGACTAAAAGAGCTCTGATATATAGTATTTGTTGATTTCTGTGGTTTAACTTCTCCCACCTTGACTGATTTCAAGCTGTCAATAGATTAACAATGATGCTTGCAAAACTCCTGAATATTTAACAGTTGGCTTTGGCTTGCCAGTATGAGCTAGGTCCAGCACACCACTGTGTGTATACTACATTTTAGAAAGCACTGTTTTAGAGAATATCTGTTcaaaattcaaatacattttattcatttcagccTTTGACATGGTTCATGATCCAATGGCAGCTCTAGAGACCCTTTTAACCTTGGGATTTGAACGAGTATTGACCAGTGGCTGTGACAGTTCAGCACTAGAAGGGCTGCCCTTAATAAAGCGACTCATAGATCAGGTAtacataatttctttcctttcttcctaacTCTGTTGTGGTTGCTCCTGATACTCTGTTGTTCAGCTAGGTTATGAAACTAAATATTACTGATTTAGTGGTTACTCTCTACAGAAAAGCAAGCAGgttgtaatatgtatatatatttctttcacatgaatgtttctagttttttaaagatttatttatttattttagagagagagagcaggggaggggggagagggagagagagtcttaagcagactctgcgctcagcccagagcccaacacaagcttgatctcaagaccctgagacagAACCTGAGCCGAATGTTTAacctactgc from Canis lupus familiaris isolate Mischka breed German Shepherd chromosome 28, alternate assembly UU_Cfam_GSD_1.0, whole genome shotgun sequence encodes:
- the CUTC gene encoding copper homeostasis protein cutC homolog isoform X4, which produces MEVCVDSVESAVNAERGGAGRIELCSGLLEGGTTPSMGVLQVVKQCVQIPVFVMIRPRGGDFLYSDREVEVMKADIRLAKLYGADGLVFGALTEDGNIDKELCMSLVAICRPLPVTFHRAFDMVHDPMAALETLLTLGFERVLTSGCDSSALEGLPLIKRLIDQAKGRIVVMPGGGITDRNLQRILEGSGATEFHCSARSARDSGMKFRNSSVAMGASLSSSEYSLKVTDVAQVRTLNAIAKNILV